ttggctagatgccagaaatcacgaggggagttagatcttgaaaggttttgacattttctgttaatgaaggagtttttggctagttggagaacagacttggcatggttccgggcagaaatataaagtgcatgagattctggtgatggaaggcttaagtaccttttgtgggccacctctctatcatgtatagcacgagaacaagctgtgttaaaccaaggtttagaaggtttaggacgaaagaaagagtgaagaatgtatgcctccatgccagacactatcacctctgttatgcgctcagcacacaaagacgggtctctgacacggaagcagtagtcattccaaggaaaatcagcaaaatacctcctcaggtccccccaactagcagaggcaaaacgccagaggcaccttcgcctagggggatcctgaggagggattggagtgataggacaagataaagatatgggattgtgatcggaggagcccaacggtgaagaaagggtgacagcataagcagaaggattagaggtcaggaaaaggtcaagaatgttgggggtATCTCCAAggccttccttttcatctttattatttacaACTCCCTTTTAaccttttctatctccttctctgtctgtacatcatcttaaatcctccttgtcttttttcttcggCTTTGCCTCTATATCcaattatctctctcttattctctatGTCCCTCTTActcgtctctgtctgtctcttcttcctccttgtctgcATACCTTCTTCAATCAATATTATGCCTCTTTTtcggtctttcttttttctttcttttcaattttttaaaattttttctttcctttcttttctatatttattgtttcctatatccctcttccacctctctgtGTGTACGCACCCttccttctacacacacacacacacacacacacacacacacacacacacacacacacacacacacacacacacacacacacacacttacacaggCACacgttcctctccctcatcatgCCAACTATCTCTTACCACCCTACCTCATctcacaccctcaccctccACCCATCTCTCCCCGCAAGTCTCATGACATGTTCTATGGATATCCCGAGTAAGTGAGCATCGTGGACTTAGTAAGGCCTGAAATCAAGCCGTACGTCCACCAGCACTGGTACAACTACCCCCCGTCAACCCCATGTGGCACTACATCCTTGGTGTCATCTACCTGTTCCTTTGCATCATTTCCATCATTGGCAACGGCATGGTGATCTACCTGTTCGCTAAATGCCAggtaggtgtgggtgtgggtatgAGGCAAAGGGTGCCTGGGTGGATATGCATGTTGGGTTGGTGGGCTGGACAGGTTTAGGATAATGAATGGTGGGGATGCAATGTTTGAGTTCATAGTTTGCTTGTCTTCTCGTGTGTTGCTGTTATCATGATGCCAGTAAAACAAAACTGGTCTCTAATTGTATAAAAGGATCTATGAGTTTATATTGCAGAAactcaatatttacttttttttattattctctacATTTATTGTATTTACCATCAGTACATCAGACGATAATACTGGTTTTTACCTATATTATACACTATTGTGAACTTGAACTCTCCGTGTAAAAATTAGTAATATTTGCTATTACTGTACACAAGATATGAATTTCCTTACCTTATTTCAACTcagatttctttatttcaactcaCATTCAGCTCATTCAAGTGCTCAACCTTTATAACGTTCCCTTTGCTCTATGATACCTGCTTATTAATATCTGACAAGCAATGCTAACTTAATATCACGGGCTGAGGCAAATAAGATGTAATAGTAATGTTAGATATACGACACGATATTTAAGTTATCTCAAGGCACACATTAGGGGAGAAGAGTTGAGGATGAGCTTGGAGATATGAATGACAAGGTGTGCTATATGCAATAGTGAAAGGGTGAAGCAAGACTTGGTGAGGTGGATGCCtgttccctcacctccctccatccctcccttccaggCTCTTAGGACTCCCGCTAACATCCTTGTGGTGAACCTCGCTCTGTCTGACCTCATCATGTTGACCACCAACGTTCCCTTCTTCACCTACAACTGTTTCAACGGTGGTGTCTGGATGTTCAGTCCTACCTACTGTGAGATCTACGGTTGTCTGGGTAAGTCTTCTGCTATTACTACCCTCACGTacttcacacacccacacaccactccGCACCCATGACCATCGCCTTCCACTCTATGGAGACATGACACCTCATCAAAATACAAACATTACAAGATTTTTATATGCTGCACATAAATAAAAGTCACACCTACACAATCATGCCAACACAGTAAGGAAAGCACCAATCACACAAAGTTATGTCACAATAACGAGCATCATGGAGATTTCCACAATCCAaaaggcgcgcacacacacacacacacacacacacacacacacacacacacacacacacacacacacacacacacacacacacacagctgttaatcaaaacaaaatgcataaaaccGTATATAATCAAATGTTTTTCACATCAATAAAGCAGCGTGGCCATGTTGCTATGACAACCATCTCCTCATCGCGACTCacgccttccctctcctcccacaggtgctATCACTGGCGTAACCAGCATCTGGCTGCTGTGCATGATCTCCTTCGACAGGTACAATATTATCTGTAATGGTTTCAATGGACCCAAGATGACAACGGCAAGGCCCTCTTCCTAGCCATTTTCAGCTGGGCCATCTCCATCGGCTTTGCCATTGCTCCCTTCTTCGGCTGGGGCAAGTACACCCTGGAGGGCATCCTGGACTCCTGCAGCTACGACTACCTCACTCAGGACTTCAACGTGAGTCCACCTGCACCCACAGCACGGCACTTACCCTCTGCTATACGTGACATCATTATGATAACATCACCGATGTCTTCACGTCCTCATTTAATGTTTCTCTTCCCAACAACAGACCAGGAGCTACAACATTGTCATGTTTGTCGTAGACTATTTCCTCCCGGCCGCTATCACCATCTCCTACGCGTTCATCGTGAAGGCCATCTTCGCTCAAGAGGCCGCTATGCGTGCACAGGCCAAGAAGATGAACGTGACAACCCTTCGCTCCGGCGTAAGTCTTCTATCTTTGAGACTGTCCCATCAGTACGCTTATAACATTCATAGTTCACGGAATGCACGTTGTCGACCTTGTTTGCATAGAGACTTAATACAGTAGAAATTCCCCACCTAATCTACATTCTTCTGTTGAATGTGTTGCAGGAAGCCGAATCTCAGCGTGCAGAGATCCGTATCGCTAAGACAGCCCTTGTCAACGTTTTTATGTGGTTCATCTGCTGGACTCCTTACGCTATCATTAGTCTGCAGGTGCGTCCTCGCCTGCCCACCTCCCTGATACCATGCCAACACACTGACGAATAGAGCGGTAACATTTAACGAAAGCCACTCCATGAAAATGTTGACATTTACGAGCAGTTAGCAGTTTTGAacataacaaacaacaatactGATAAATTTATTCTTGAAACATTTAGGACTTCACTTCTACTTCCTACTACTACATGGATATAGGTGCGGGTATAGCCTTAGGTGTGGAAACGATGGGTGACAGAGAGCACCCATGAACACAACTAAGCCATTCTCCTCCAGGGTGTGATGGGCGACGTGAGTGGCATCACTCCCCTCGTCACCACGCTTCCCGCTCTGCTGGCCAAGTCCTGCTCCTGCTACAACCCCTTCGTGTACGCCATCAGCCACCCCAAGTATCGTCTGGTGAGTAGCAACAACCTCGAACACACAAGTCTTCCCTCAACAGTAAGTACTTCCACAATTACACTCATGAACCACATACCATCTTGTCCTCTGTTCCCTTTAATGCTCTACTGCGCCATAATATTATGTTGTTTTGTCCTTCGTCTTTACtcaccacacactctctctctctctctctttctctgccttcctCTGCAGGCCATCACCCAGTATATGCCTTGGTTCTGTGTGCACGAGACGGAAACGAAGAGTAATGTCGACTCCCAGTCCAACTCCACCGTAGCTCAGGATAAGGCTTAAGCGGCAGGATACAGACCGAATCTCCACAAGACACGAAGACGAGTGAGTCATGAATTAACTACCACTTCTTGTcccatctttgttttcttctcgcCTCGCACAAGTCCCACATTAAATTTTAATTACTCaaaccttcacttccttctttgctGCAATGTTTACAATTAATAGCGGGCTGCTTTGTTTCCTCCACAGACTCCTGACAATTATACGACAATGCACAGGACGCCTCATCGAACCTTACGTCCTTAAATCCCACATAAACAAGAGGCCTCTTGGTACCTTTCAATACCAATAAATCCCAGCAAATTTTCACTGTCTTCTCTATCTTATCTTCCTGTTACTCTGAAGCCACCAGGGATATATTACACTGTAGGTGGAAATTAGCAGAGAAAGATTATTcaagacaaggaaaaataaggagttaaatttaaagaaaaaatgtgttaatatgagggaaaaaacaCACCATATGGAAATTAACAAGagtaaacaaaaaaggaaaaggaaacatggaactagaaataggagagaaataCCAAGCAACAAAGGGAAAAGTTagtaaagatgagagagaaaaaggtgttaataagagaaaaggaacacgccataaataaataaataactaagagCCGATATGGTAAACGCATGATAAACACCCTATAAGCTAAAAGCAgtttataaataaaacaaagaaaaacggaTGTATACACACACTGATGTTTACAGACATAAACACATCATAGAGAATGCAGTAACAAGTGGAAAACAATGCAAActgaaaatgggagaagagaaATATCAGATGAACACAAACATAAATATAAGAGATGAACACCAGCACAAACAGTGGAATAATAACACTGCTGATAAACCTCACACAGCGGAGAGGAGGGCAGTGGTGGCAATGAGTGACACTGAGACAGCAGTACCGACAAGGAAGCTCCTGTGattggatggtggtggtgatgctgcgaGGTGGTGACGTTACGAAGATGGGCATGGCGACGTGACAAAggtggtgaaggggaaggaaatgggagaagaaaTAGTGTAAATAATGGTGGAATAGGAAAGGGTAGGAGAAAATAGTGAATATGTAAGGAATGGAAAACTGATAGGAAAGAAGGTGGATCAGATTGTAGGGAAATAGAAAGTCAACagaaaaggagatggaataAATGGCAGAGGAACTGGCGCATACTGGTaccaaacaaagagagagagagagagagagagagagagagagagagagagagagagagagagagagagagagagagagagagagagagagagagagagagagagttcagtttccttcttctgttgGTTTTTgtcttaaatattttcttctttcatccttcgacacttcttccttctatcttccctcttcgtttcttcttatccttttagtactctctctctctctctctctctctctctctctctctctctctctctctctctctctggcttctaTTTGCACCAATGATCCGAATCCAGGTCACATCCGTGGTGTTGTTTCAGGTCCCCTCTGATTTTGCCTTATGAAAAAATCACCTATAGATAAGTTTTCAGATCATAACAACAATGGAATTCCACGAACCATGGCCAGGGGTATAGACACAATCATCCAGTCTTGcagttttatattttattttatttcattttatttattaatttattaatttattttattttattaatttattattatttattatttatttatttattttatttatttatttttatatatctttttttttagggagagATAGATGGAAATGCAGACTAtagttttgttttatgtgtTCTAAAAGTTGTACGAAGTTATGATTcaatctatctttttcttttccgccAAAATCTAGCTGCTCCTTTAAGCTTTACTCTAATaactcctccatttcctcctccattacatttatttattcgtttattaattatcattatcattaatctATTcagtattactactattttcaacTTAATATCCGTCCGTTCCATTCTTCGCCATCCGCACCCTGCAGAATAGTGGTATATAGCCGCGCAAAGACTGCCTAACAAATTTTACCCTCAAAGAAAGCtaccccctccacctctcaccattttctttgactttttaCTTACTAACTCAACTATTTTGatttaagcagagagagagagagagagagagagagagagagagagagagaatctgtcaTAATGTTACTCCTGCCTTACACTTTCACAAATACCATTATTCACCTCAATTGTTCAAAAACCATTCAGTGTTTGGCGACAATGAACGGCTACAAGTCATCAcctttgtagtgtgtgtgtgtgtgtgtgtgtgtgtgtgtgtgtgtgtgtgtgtgtctagaaaATGCACACAGCACATCAATAAACTTATAATGAAAACCTACATCATATTATATTAGAATGCGCTCTTTGCCAACACAAGAATTGTAAGTAGCCCATTATTAATATCttatgaaaaatttaaaaaagtaaAGCATAACTAATATTCAGAAAAGACGGACAATGTAGAAGTATCATATTCACATTActttggaaagagagaaaagaaagatagaaagacatGCAAAAGTTAGAGAAACAGACACATATAAGGGGAGACCAATGTAAAAGCTGTCTTCCCTTCCCGCCCTCTCTACCACATCACAATGAGAAGCAAAACCATAATCTTCCACTATTCTCATCACTACACAGCCTCCaaagtcaccatcatcaccaccaccactgcatcaccatcaccaatactaTCAGCACCGTTGTCTAGGAGAATTTAGTAAGTGAACGTAGGTGTCTACAAACACCACGACAGGAACACCGGCTTTTTAGTAACACCTCGCAGCCATACAAGTGTGGCGAGGCGCGAGGCTGTCCAGCAGGACAGTGAGGGATTTCCAGCTGCTTCTCTTTATTCGTCTATTACTACTGGTGTTGCTGTtacttgttcctgttcttgatctgcttattattcttcatctttcttttcctcctttactttttctaGTGCTgatgttatttcttgttcttgttcttttctcttccatcttctctttttactactactactactactactagttaataataataataggtagtaataataataataataataataataataataataataataataataataataataataataataataataataattattattattattattattattattattattattataataataataataataataataataataataataataataataataataattattattattattattattattattattattattattattatatcatcatcacccccactactaccactagaaGTGGAGGCCAAGGACTATTAAAAAATGTCACTCTTCAAGAGAAAGTTCAATAGAAAAGAGGTTTTCATCAAGCTGCCTCCACAGTGTTAACAGTGAGTCAGGCAAAGTTCATCTCCAGCTGGGTCTGCACTccgaaacgctttgttctctaaTGTGTACATTTTCAAAGGATGCTGGAATGATTAGTTTCATGTGTGTTCTTCCCAATGATAGGATAGGTTCCTTGTTAAGTTatttttagataccaaacatataaataaacacacagataaaaagatagatacaatagattgatagataaatagagacagAAATTTagatacatacattcatacatacatacatatatacatcatatatgtatacatacatgcacagacagacagacagacaaagcgatagatagatggataaaaagaaataaacagagacagacagccagatagATAGAGGcaaaaacagacaggcagacagaaaaataaagagatagatagacacagacaaatTGATAGAGACAGATATATACAGGCAGAGTCAAAAGCAAATAAACatatagattaatagatagatacaatAATGGATAGATAAAAGTGCATACACAGCGAAGTTTAAGATGGTGGGGGCTTCTTCTGCGCAAACGTAATACATTTAgcaagttttcttcttcttcctcaggcAGCGAGAGGTATATATAGCGGGTAAAAGACAGACACGGCACGAAGGAGCTTCATTCCGTTTCGTCAGGAGTTCTGGACAGAGGCTAACCTTACGATCACCCTTCCATCACCATGGCTAACTCCACCGGACCACAGATGGCTTTCTACGGGTATAACTCCTCCAACGCCTTCTGCGCCTCCACCAACAGCagctttcccttattttttacaCCTCCTTcaactccttcacctcctcttgcAGCAGTGTTTCTTGACTCTtggataccaccaccaccaccaccaccaccaccaccaccttcacctcctcctcttcctcctcctcctccatcttcacctTTTTCTCCTGCAGTATTCCTCTAGTTTttacatctcctccttctcctactactccttcacctcctcctcctatagcAGTGTTTCTTCAACTCTTGgacaccacatcctcctcctcctcctcctcctgctactccttcaccttcttcacctttccctctgcAACAGTGTTTCTCTAGTTCTTACACCACCTCCTTCTGCAGTAGTGTTCCTTGAATTCTTGGATaccaccttcttctcttcctcccctcctcctattccttctcctataGCAGTGTTTCTTTATTCCTTACAGCTCTTccccctactactacttctcttcctacagcagtttttccttctcctcctacttctccatcTACTTTCCCTTCTACTTATTCTCTTCCTGTAAAAAATTATGCTCTTATTATTAAGCaacaaaatattttgtttttttgtctttgttttttgtctttgttcacTCGTTACTTTTCAAAACCCATCTTATTTCAATTATTGTGTTGATATATTGCAATGGGagattttttattctctctctctctctctctctctctctctctctctctctctctctctctctctctctctctctctctctctctctctctctgtgtctcccttttcatctttattctcaTGTCTCTTTTAagcttttctgtttctgtacATCATCTTCGAtcattcttgtcttttctttggctctgtctctctttccatttatttctctcttattctctatgtccctcttactcctttctgtctgtctcttcttcctctttgtctgcATATCTTCTTCAGTCaatattttgccttttttcggtcactttttttctttattttattcttttttgctttcttttttattttattttttttcatttcctatatccctcttattcctttaagtctccctttcacctctttttttgTGGGCACCCTTCCTCctacgcgcgcgcacgcgcgcgcacacacgcacatacatacatatatatatatatatatatatatatatatatatatatatatatatatatatatatatatatatatatatacacacacacacacacacacacacacacacacacacacacacacacacacacacacacacacacacacacacaaacacaccgttcctctctctcatcacgccAACTATCTTACCACCCAACCTCATCTCACACCCATACCCTCCACCCTGATCTCTCCACAGGTCTAATGATATGTCCTATGGATATCCCGAGGGAGTGAGCATCGTGGACTTTGTAAGGCCTGAAATCAAGCCGTACGTTCACCCGCACTGGTACAACTACCCCCCCGTCAACCCCATGTGGCACTACCTCCTTGGTGTCATCTACCTGTTCCTTTGCGTCATCTCCATCATTGGCAACGGCATGGTGATCTACCTGTTCGCCAAATGCCAggtaggtgtgggtgtggggcaAAGAGTGCCTGGGTTGATATGCATGATGGCTTATTGGGCTGAACAGGTTTAGGATAATGAATGGTGGGGATGTAATGTTTTTCATAGTTTGCTTGTCTTCTcgtgtgatgttgttgttatgatgcCAGTAAAAGAAAACTGGTCTTTAATTTTACAGAAGGATCTACGAGTTTGTATTATATTGCGAAAATCACTActtactttttcattattctttacatttattatatttaccATCAGTACATTAAACGATAATATTGGCCTTTACCTATATTATACAGTATTGTGAACTTGAACTCTTTGACAGTACCGTATTAAAATTACTAATATTTTCTACAATTGTACACTATAGATATGAAtttctttaccttatttcaactcagattcctttatttcaactcaCATTCAGCTCAATCAAGAGTTCCACCTTTATGATGTTCCCTTTGCTCCATGATATCTACTTATTAATGCTAACTTAATATCTGGGGCTCAGTTAAAtaagatgtaataataatgttagatATGCAACACGATATTCCAGTTAGCTCAAGGCACACATTACGGGAGAAGAGATGAGGATCAGTAATGGGAGGGTGAGGCTGAGCTTGGAGATGTGAATGACAGGATGTGCTGTATGCAATAGTGGAAGGGTGAAGCAAGACTTGGTGTTtgcctcttccctcacctcccttccttcctccctcccttccacccagGCTCTTAGGACTCCCGCTAACATCCTCGTGGTTAACCTCGCTCTGTCTGACCTCATCATGTTGACCACCAACGTTCCCTTCTTCACCTACAACTGTTTCAACGGTGGTGTCTGGATGTTCAGTCCTACCTATTGTGAGATCTACGGTTGTCTGGGTGAGTCTTCCGCTGCTATTGCATTCACGCacttcacacacccacacaccactccGCGCTCATGACACTTGATTCAAATAATTAGTCTTCATCTAACCTGGCTACGTTCTCCTGGCACACTACCCTCGCCTCCCACTCTATGGAGACATGACACCTCATCAAAATACAAACATTACAAGATTCTTATAtgatgcacataaataaaaGTCACTCTTAAGACAATCATGCCAACACACTAAGGAAAGCGCCAATCACACAAAGTTATGTCACAATAACGAGCATCATGGagatttcaacacacacacacacacacacacacacacacacacacacacacacacacacacacagctgttaatcaaaacaaaatgcataaaaccGTATATGATCAAATGATTTTCACATCAGTAAAGCAACGTGGCCATGTTGCCATGACAATCATCTCCTCATCGCGACTCacgccttccctctcctcccacaggtgctATTACTGGCGTAACCAGCATCTGGCTGCTGTGCATGATCTCCTTCGACAGGTACAATATTATCTGCAATGGTTTCAACGGACCCAAGATGACCAACGGCAAGGCCATCTTCCTAGCCATTGTTAGCTGGGCTATCTCCATTGGCTTTGCCATTGCTCCCTTCTTCGGCTGGGGCAAGTACATCCTGGAGGGCATCCTGGACTCCTGCAGCTACGACTACCTCACTCAGGACTTCAACGTGAGTCTACCTGCACCCACAGCACGGCACTTACCCTCTGCTATACGTGACATCATTATGATAACCTCACCGATGTCTTCACGTCCTCATTTAATGTTTCTCTTCCCAACAACAGACCAGGAGCTACAACATTGTCATCTTCGTCGTAGACTATTTCCTCCCGGCCGCTATCATCATCTTCTCCTACGTGTTCATAGTGAAGGCCATCTTTGCTCACGAGGCCGCTATGCGCGCGCAGGCCAAGAAGATGAACGTGACAACCCTCCGCTCCGGCGTAAGTCTTCCATCTTTGAGACTGCCCCATCAGTACGCTTATAACGCTCAAAATTCACTGAATGACCCCTGTCGACCTTGTTTGCACAGGGACTTAAAACAGAAGAAATTCCCCTCCTAATCTACATTCTTCTGTTGAATGTGTTGCAGGAAGCCGAATCTCAGCGTGCAGAGATCCGTATAGCTAAGACAGCCCTTGTCAACGTTTCTCTGTGGTTCATCTGCTGGACTCCTTACGCTATCATTAGTCTGCAGGTGCGTCCtcgcctcctcgcctccctgaTACCATGCCAACACACTGACGAATAGGGGGGGGGTAAAATTTAACGGAAGCCACTCCATGAAAATGTTGACATTTACGGGCAGTTAGCAGTTTTGAACGTAACCAATAACAATACTGATGAATttatatttgaaacatttagGACTTCACTTCTATTTCCTACTAGTACGTGGATATAGGGGCGAATATAGGCTTAGGTGTGGGAACGATAGGTGACAGAGAACACCCATGAACACAACTACGCCATTCTCCTCCAGGGTGTGATGGGCGACGTGAGTGGTATCAGTCCCCTCGTCACCACGCTCCCCGCTCTGCTGGCCAAGTCTTGCTCCTGCTACAACCCCTTCGTGTACGCCATCAGCCACCCCAAGTATCGTCTGGTGAGTAGCAAtgaccacaaacacacaagtcTTCCCTTAACAATAACTACTCCCCCAGTCACACTCATAAACCACATACCATCTTGTCCTCTGTTCCCTTTAATGCTCTACTGCGCCATAATATTAAGTTGTTTTGTCCTTCGTCTTTACtcaccacactctctctctctctctgtctctctctctctctctctctctctctctctctctcttcctctgcagGCCATCACCCAGTACATCCCTTGGTTCTGTGTGCACGAGACGGAAACGAAGAGTAACGACGACTCCCAGTCCAACTCCACCGTAGCTCAAGACAAGGCCTAAGCGGAAGGATACCGACCGAAGCGCCACAAGACACGAAGACGAGTGAGTCATGAATTAACTACTTCTTGTCCCCTCTTTGTTATCTTCTCACCTCGCACAAGTCCCACATGAAATTATAATCACTAAAACCTTGACTTCCTTCTTTGCTGCAATGTTTAGAATTAATAACGCGCTGCTTTGTTTCCTCCACAGACTCCTGACACGATACGACTGAAACCTTCGATCATCCGACAATGCGCACGACGCCTCATCGAACCCTACGTCCTTAAATCCCACATAAACAAGAGGCCTCTTGGTATCCTTCAATACCAATAAATCCTAGCAATTCTTCACTGTCTTATCTATCCTGTTACTCTGAAGCCAGCAGGGATACATGACACTGTAGGTGGAAATTAACAGAGAAATACTACACAACGCAAGGGAAAATAAGGAgtgaaatttaaagaaaaaatgtgttaatataagagaaaaatcA
This genomic interval from Scylla paramamosain isolate STU-SP2022 chromosome 7, ASM3559412v1, whole genome shotgun sequence contains the following:
- the LOC135101751 gene encoding compound eye opsin BCRH2; the encoded protein is MANSTGPQMAFYGSNDMSYGYPEGVSIVDFVRPEIKPYVHPHWYNYPPVNPMWHYLLGVIYLFLCVISIIGNGMVIYLFAKCQALRTPANILVVNLALSDLIMLTTNVPFFTYNCFNGGVWMFSPTYCEIYGCLGAITGVTSIWLLCMISFDRYNIICNGFNGPKMTNGKAIFLAIVSWAISIGFAIAPFFGWGKYILEGILDSCSYDYLTQDFNTRSYNIVIFVVDYFLPAAIIIFSYVFIVKAIFAHEAAMRAQAKKMNVTTLRSGEAESQRAEIRIAKTALVNVSLWFICWTPYAIISLQGVMGDVSGISPLVTTLPALLAKSCSCYNPFVYAISHPKYRLAITQYIPWFCVHETETKSNDDSQSNSTVAQDKA